In one window of Microbacterium natoriense DNA:
- a CDS encoding DEAD/DEAH box helicase, giving the protein MPTTAPAATRRRKTSRRDDEAPLIPILARKVREIEAKSQRGKLGPTNRVKFQVIAFLVREERARVKADAEIGDAARSELLKRLDGVATILAKTAARDTSLIQLLEADQATSPVAKRMRRDWLLESGAELAPEELIIADVAPVQVSVVPAAIAERQVTPPSVEARQLSNPFLAPDLTPRSTATPRRRLDGWELMGPLYKAFETGAGGSAASMELPPAPEFDHVSPKGLEVMVHQSRFLEAVRGGHRSFLLADEPGLGKTAQSVLAASVAGAYPLLAVVPNVVKMNWAREVERWTPQRRATVIQGDGGDIDAFADIFIVNYEILDRHLSWLASIGLRGMVVDEAHFIKNLSSQRSQNVLSLASRVREQTPGGNPLMLALTGTPLINDVEDFDAIWRFLGWTTGEKPGPELMEKLDSTGFTPADKAFYPEARDAVISMGIVRRKKKDVAADLPDKLIADLPVQLDDEFGRGIRQAERELGERLAARYRRIIEARGDRGLAPGEIDEDIVRLVALNELEESKAAGTGGDNVFTMVRRIGQAKAQLAADYAAQLQRSVGKVVFFAKHIDVMDRAEAHFAASGIRSVSIRGDQTSTARQQAIDDFNSDPGVGIAVCSLTAAGVGLNLQAASNVVLAELSWTAAEQTQAIDRVHRIGQDEPVTAWRIIAAHTIDTKIAELIDQKHGLAARALDGETVDEVAAEPIQLAALMHLLRGALAAA; this is encoded by the coding sequence ATGCCGACCACGGCACCAGCCGCCACGCGGCGCAGGAAGACGTCTCGTCGCGATGACGAGGCACCGCTGATCCCGATCCTGGCGCGCAAAGTGCGCGAGATCGAGGCGAAGTCTCAGCGAGGAAAACTCGGTCCGACGAATCGCGTCAAGTTCCAGGTGATCGCATTCCTCGTGCGCGAAGAACGCGCCAGAGTGAAGGCGGATGCCGAGATCGGCGACGCCGCTCGCTCGGAGCTGCTCAAGCGGCTCGACGGCGTCGCGACGATCCTCGCCAAGACGGCGGCGCGCGACACCTCTCTGATCCAGCTGCTCGAGGCCGATCAGGCCACGTCTCCCGTGGCCAAGCGCATGCGCAGGGATTGGCTGCTCGAGTCGGGTGCCGAGCTGGCGCCCGAGGAGCTCATCATCGCGGATGTCGCACCCGTGCAGGTGTCTGTCGTACCCGCGGCCATCGCCGAGCGTCAGGTCACTCCGCCCTCCGTCGAGGCGCGCCAGCTCTCGAATCCCTTCCTCGCCCCCGACCTCACGCCCCGCTCGACCGCGACTCCGCGACGTCGGCTCGACGGCTGGGAGCTCATGGGCCCCCTCTACAAGGCGTTCGAGACCGGCGCCGGTGGATCCGCGGCCAGCATGGAGCTGCCTCCCGCCCCCGAGTTCGATCACGTCTCGCCCAAGGGGCTCGAGGTCATGGTGCACCAGTCGCGCTTCCTCGAAGCCGTCCGCGGCGGCCACCGCAGCTTCCTGCTGGCTGACGAGCCGGGCCTCGGCAAGACGGCGCAGTCGGTGCTCGCAGCGTCCGTCGCCGGCGCCTACCCGCTGCTCGCCGTCGTCCCGAACGTCGTCAAGATGAACTGGGCGCGCGAGGTCGAGCGCTGGACGCCGCAGCGTCGGGCCACGGTGATCCAGGGCGACGGCGGCGACATCGACGCCTTCGCAGACATCTTCATCGTCAACTACGAGATCCTCGACCGGCACCTGTCGTGGCTCGCCTCGATCGGCCTGCGCGGAATGGTCGTCGACGAAGCGCACTTCATCAAGAACCTGTCATCGCAGCGTTCGCAGAACGTGTTGTCGCTCGCCTCGCGAGTGCGCGAGCAGACGCCAGGCGGCAACCCGCTCATGCTCGCCCTGACCGGAACCCCGCTGATCAACGACGTCGAGGACTTCGACGCGATCTGGCGGTTCCTGGGGTGGACCACTGGGGAGAAGCCGGGTCCCGAACTCATGGAGAAGCTCGACTCGACAGGTTTCACGCCGGCGGACAAGGCGTTCTACCCCGAGGCTCGCGACGCGGTGATCTCGATGGGCATCGTTCGTCGCAAGAAGAAGGACGTCGCGGCAGATCTGCCCGACAAGCTCATCGCCGATCTGCCGGTGCAGCTCGACGACGAGTTCGGGCGGGGCATCCGCCAGGCGGAACGAGAGCTGGGCGAGCGCCTGGCTGCGCGCTACCGGCGCATCATCGAGGCTCGCGGCGACCGGGGGCTCGCGCCCGGGGAGATCGACGAGGACATCGTCAGGCTCGTGGCTCTGAACGAGCTCGAGGAGTCGAAAGCGGCGGGCACGGGCGGAGACAACGTCTTCACCATGGTGCGCCGAATCGGCCAGGCGAAGGCTCAGCTCGCGGCGGACTATGCCGCACAGCTGCAGCGCTCCGTCGGCAAGGTCGTGTTCTTCGCGAAGCACATCGACGTGATGGACCGGGCTGAAGCGCACTTCGCAGCATCCGGCATCCGCTCGGTGTCGATCCGAGGCGATCAGACCTCGACGGCTCGGCAGCAGGCGATCGACGATTTCAACAGCGATCCGGGTGTCGGGATCGCGGTGTGCTCGCTCACGGCCGCCGGCGTCGGTCTCAACCTTCAGGCGGCGTCGAACGTCGTGCTCGCCGAGCTGTCGTGGACGGCCGCCGAGCAGACGCAGGCGATCGACCGGGTGCACCGCATCGGCCAGGATGAGCCCGTCACCGCCTGGCGCATCATCGCCGCGCACACGATCGACACGAAGATCGCGGAGCTGATCGATCAGAAGCACGGCCTCGCTGCGCGCGCGCTCGACGGCGAGACCGTCGATGAGGTCGCCGCCGAGCCGATTCAGTTGGCGGCGCTCATGCATCTGCTGCGAGGAGCCCTCGCCGCAGCGTGA
- a CDS encoding TetR/AcrR family transcriptional regulator codes for MAKNETRRRSLADAGLAVLAREGSRGLTHRAVDLAAGVPTGTTSNYFRSRDSLIAGLVERIGERLAPSEQDLARRASETPSVALFADYLRDIVRRLSADREVTIALFELRLESSRRPEVSAVLGAWQRAGFEGDVEFNTAAGLPGGRREIALFHYAIDGLLLDRLTTPIDPGTSTDDVIDDLVAGLLG; via the coding sequence ATGGCGAAGAATGAGACCCGGCGGCGTTCACTGGCGGATGCTGGCCTCGCCGTGCTCGCCCGGGAAGGCTCGCGAGGGCTCACGCATCGCGCAGTCGATCTCGCCGCCGGCGTCCCCACGGGCACGACGTCCAACTACTTCCGCAGCCGTGATTCGCTCATCGCCGGTCTCGTCGAGCGAATCGGCGAACGCCTGGCCCCCTCGGAGCAGGACCTCGCGCGACGAGCATCCGAGACGCCGAGCGTCGCACTGTTCGCCGACTACCTGCGTGACATCGTCCGCCGCCTCAGCGCCGACCGTGAAGTGACCATCGCGCTGTTCGAACTCAGGCTCGAGAGCAGCAGAAGACCCGAAGTCTCCGCCGTACTCGGCGCCTGGCAGCGCGCGGGATTCGAGGGGGACGTCGAGTTCAACACAGCCGCCGGGCTCCCGGGCGGACGGAGGGAGATCGCCCTCTTCCACTACGCGATCGACGGCCTGCTGCTCGACCGGCTGACCACTCCGATCGACCCCGGCACGTCGACCGACGATGTGATCGACGATCTCGTGGCCGGGTTGCTCGGCTGA
- a CDS encoding ATP-dependent 6-phosphofructokinase, whose amino-acid sequence MKIGILTSGGDCPGLNAVIRAIVLKGTRAYDLEFVGIRDGWRGVVDGDFFPLTRHDVKGLSKVGGTILGTSRTNPYEGERGGAENIAKTLYGHKIDGIIAIGGEGTLAAADRLAKDGINVLGVPKTIDNDLRATDYSFGFDTAVNIATDAMDRLRTTGDSHRRCMVAEVMGRHVGWIALHAGMAAGAHVICIPEVPMSIDEIADLVTSAHDRGRAPLVVVSEGFKLRDMDEAYSDKGLDAFNRPRLGGIGDLLAPEIERITGIETRATILGHIQRGGAPSAFDRVLATRLGMHAADAVMDAAWGQMVAMQGTEIVRVPFADALGELNTVPQVRYDAAATLFG is encoded by the coding sequence ATGAAGATCGGCATCCTCACGAGCGGCGGCGACTGCCCCGGACTCAACGCGGTGATCCGCGCGATCGTGCTCAAGGGCACCCGTGCGTACGACCTCGAGTTCGTCGGCATCCGCGACGGCTGGCGCGGGGTCGTCGACGGCGACTTCTTCCCGCTCACACGCCACGACGTGAAGGGCCTCTCCAAGGTCGGCGGCACGATCCTCGGCACCAGCAGGACCAACCCCTACGAGGGAGAGCGCGGCGGCGCCGAGAACATCGCCAAGACGCTGTACGGGCACAAGATCGACGGCATCATCGCCATCGGCGGCGAGGGCACGCTCGCCGCGGCCGATCGCCTGGCCAAGGACGGCATCAACGTGCTCGGCGTCCCGAAGACGATCGACAACGACCTGCGCGCCACCGACTACTCCTTCGGCTTCGACACGGCCGTGAACATCGCCACCGACGCGATGGACCGCCTGCGCACCACGGGCGACTCGCACCGACGCTGCATGGTCGCCGAGGTCATGGGACGCCACGTCGGCTGGATCGCCCTGCACGCAGGCATGGCCGCGGGTGCTCACGTGATCTGCATCCCCGAGGTCCCGATGTCGATCGACGAGATCGCCGACCTCGTCACGAGCGCTCACGACCGGGGTCGAGCGCCTCTCGTCGTGGTGTCCGAGGGCTTCAAGCTCCGCGACATGGACGAGGCGTACAGCGACAAGGGGCTCGATGCCTTCAACCGCCCGCGTCTCGGCGGCATCGGCGATCTGCTCGCACCCGAGATCGAGCGGATCACGGGCATCGAGACGCGAGCCACGATCCTCGGTCACATCCAGCGAGGCGGAGCGCCCTCGGCGTTCGACCGGGTGCTTGCGACTCGCCTCGGCATGCACGCCGCGGATGCGGTCATGGACGCCGCGTGGGGCCAGATGGTCGCCATGCAGGGCACCGAGATCGTGCGAGTGCCTTTCGCCGATGCGCTGGGCGAGCTGAACACGGTTCCTCAGGTTCGTTACGACGCCGCAGCGACGCTCTTCGGTTGA
- a CDS encoding inorganic phosphate transporter, whose translation METAALIVVLVIALALFFDFTNGFHDTANAMATPIATGALKPKTAVLLAAGLNLVGAFLSTEVSQTVSHGIIRDDGVSDAFLPMIFAGLIGAITWNMLTWLLGLPSSSSHALFGGLIGATLVGVGVGGIDFGAVLSKIVLPALIAPVTAGIIAFAATKIAYSITRRYDNKPDGRDGFRWGQIFTSSMVALAHGTNDAQKTMGVITLALITVGWQSQDQADPHLWVIIACAVTIALGTYLGGWRIIRTLGKGLTDVKPAQGFAAESSTAATILASSYFGFALSTTQVASGSVIGSGLGRRGSSVRWGTAGRIAIGWLLTLPAAGAVGALAALLIQWLGGWGIAVDAVLAVAIIVGLFLRSRKDAVTHANAMSDVAESGLAVELPDTPPPTRRQQRIERAKAEAKARAAAREKAKADAKKARDDADKAAKAKAQAEKAAKDQKKAKGKSGATGKKAKAGADAEKNAGKGESL comes from the coding sequence GTGGAAACCGCAGCCCTCATCGTCGTGCTGGTGATCGCACTGGCACTGTTCTTCGATTTCACCAACGGGTTTCACGACACCGCGAACGCGATGGCTACGCCCATCGCGACCGGAGCCCTCAAGCCCAAGACCGCCGTCCTACTGGCTGCAGGGCTGAATCTCGTCGGGGCCTTCCTGTCGACCGAGGTTTCGCAGACCGTGTCTCACGGGATCATCCGCGACGACGGCGTGTCCGACGCGTTCCTCCCGATGATCTTCGCGGGGTTGATCGGCGCGATCACCTGGAACATGCTGACGTGGCTCCTCGGACTCCCCTCGAGCTCCTCGCATGCCCTGTTCGGCGGCCTGATCGGCGCGACCCTGGTCGGCGTCGGCGTCGGCGGCATCGACTTCGGCGCGGTCCTGTCGAAGATCGTCCTCCCCGCGCTCATCGCTCCCGTCACTGCCGGCATCATCGCGTTCGCGGCCACGAAGATCGCCTATTCGATCACGCGGCGGTACGACAACAAGCCGGACGGGCGCGACGGGTTCCGCTGGGGACAGATCTTCACCTCGTCGATGGTCGCGCTCGCGCACGGCACCAACGACGCGCAGAAGACCATGGGCGTCATCACACTCGCCCTCATCACCGTCGGCTGGCAGAGCCAGGACCAGGCCGACCCGCACCTCTGGGTCATCATCGCGTGTGCCGTGACGATCGCGCTCGGAACCTACCTGGGCGGCTGGCGGATCATCCGCACATTGGGCAAGGGGCTCACGGATGTGAAGCCCGCGCAGGGGTTCGCGGCGGAGAGCTCGACGGCCGCAACCATCCTCGCCTCGAGCTACTTCGGCTTCGCATTGTCGACGACCCAGGTCGCATCCGGGTCGGTGATCGGCTCGGGTCTCGGCCGTCGCGGATCATCCGTGCGCTGGGGGACCGCCGGGCGCATCGCCATCGGCTGGCTTCTCACGCTTCCCGCAGCGGGCGCCGTCGGCGCGCTCGCCGCGCTTCTGATCCAGTGGCTCGGCGGCTGGGGGATCGCGGTCGACGCGGTGCTCGCGGTGGCGATCATCGTCGGCCTCTTCCTCCGCTCGCGCAAGGATGCCGTCACCCACGCCAACGCGATGAGCGATGTCGCGGAGTCGGGCCTGGCCGTGGAGCTGCCCGACACACCGCCGCCCACGCGCCGACAGCAGCGCATCGAGCGTGCGAAAGCCGAGGCGAAGGCGCGCGCCGCGGCGCGCGAGAAGGCGAAGGCCGACGCCAAGAAGGCCAGGGACGACGCCGACAAGGCGGCGAAGGCCAAGGCTCAGGCCGAGAAGGCCGCCAAGGACCAGAAGAAGGCCAAGGGCAAATCCGGGGCGACGGGCAAGAAGGCGAAGGCCGGGGCCGATGCCGAGAAGAACGCCGGCAAGGGGGAGTCGCTGTGA
- a CDS encoding peptidase, whose product MSVAIDWNAFLLVFVAALVGACAIVGFYAIGLRLLVRSGRAPVVSPAEFTDAITVITEKDLKRAEKKAAKAAKKSPLTAGEKRLALIGAYGCFVLCALAVASGIALIVIGH is encoded by the coding sequence GTGAGCGTCGCGATCGACTGGAATGCATTCCTGCTGGTGTTCGTCGCCGCGTTGGTCGGCGCGTGTGCGATCGTCGGCTTCTACGCGATCGGGCTGCGCCTGCTTGTCCGCAGCGGTCGCGCGCCTGTCGTGAGTCCGGCCGAGTTCACCGACGCGATCACCGTGATCACCGAGAAGGACCTCAAGCGCGCTGAGAAGAAGGCGGCGAAGGCCGCCAAGAAGAGTCCGCTCACGGCGGGCGAGAAGCGGCTGGCCCTGATCGGCGCCTACGGATGCTTCGTCCTTTGCGCTCTCGCGGTCGCATCGGGGATCGCGCTCATCGTGATCGGGCACTGA
- a CDS encoding dihydrofolate reductase family protein: MRELVYYVAVSLDGYIAGPDGEFDALLSEGDHMAAINERFGDTVPTDVADALGVSRDGGMFDTVLMGWNTYAVGLPFGVTSPYRHLRQIVFSRTRTASGESLEVTAHDPRRVVRQLKEQEGGAIWLCGGGALAATLSDQIDRLVLKRNPLLFGAGIPLFGPRPYAPERFDEVGTTVFDSGVVLSEYVRSAAG; this comes from the coding sequence ATGCGAGAACTGGTCTACTACGTGGCGGTGAGCCTCGACGGCTACATCGCCGGTCCTGACGGGGAGTTCGATGCGCTCCTCAGCGAGGGCGATCACATGGCGGCGATCAACGAGCGCTTCGGGGACACCGTGCCGACCGACGTCGCCGACGCGCTCGGGGTTTCGCGCGATGGGGGCATGTTCGACACCGTTCTCATGGGGTGGAACACCTACGCCGTAGGACTGCCGTTCGGTGTCACGAGTCCCTATCGCCATCTCCGCCAGATCGTGTTCTCCCGGACCCGTACCGCGAGCGGGGAGAGCCTCGAGGTCACGGCGCACGACCCGAGGCGCGTTGTGCGCCAGCTGAAAGAGCAGGAGGGCGGGGCGATCTGGCTGTGCGGCGGCGGCGCCCTGGCTGCGACTCTCTCCGACCAGATCGACCGTCTGGTGCTCAAGCGCAATCCCTTGCTCTTCGGCGCCGGCATCCCGCTCTTCGGCCCGCGGCCGTACGCGCCCGAGCGGTTCGACGAGGTCGGCACGACAGTGTTCGACTCGGGGGTCGTGCTGTCCGAGTACGTCCGCTCTGCGGCCGGCTGA
- a CDS encoding phosphodiesterase, with product MSESQRTGYAFGRHQPASHVIVHVSDTHFLAGGAKLGGRYDVDRTFARTLEAIAAVHPHPSAIVITGDLTDLGEPDAYRRLRAAVEPVAAALDTTVVWVAGNHDERPALRSGLLDKAASEDPVTGVWDLNGLRLIALDTSVPGWHHGDIDGAQLDWLADVLAEPAPHGTLLAMHHPPLPSHLPLFDILELRHQDEFAEVIRGTDVRGILAGHLHYSSHGTFAGVPVSVASATCYTMNVARPAADVNGMDAAQSFQIVHVRPDTITHTVVPVTDAPTGDFFSEAWLERMARLTPEQRLEEFSRKPGR from the coding sequence ATGAGCGAGTCCCAGAGGACCGGATACGCATTCGGCCGCCATCAGCCCGCTTCTCATGTGATCGTCCACGTCAGCGACACGCACTTCCTCGCCGGCGGCGCCAAGCTCGGCGGGCGCTACGACGTCGATCGCACGTTCGCCCGCACCCTCGAAGCCATCGCTGCGGTGCACCCGCATCCGTCGGCGATCGTCATCACGGGCGACCTGACCGATCTGGGTGAGCCGGACGCGTATCGGCGACTGCGGGCCGCGGTCGAGCCGGTCGCTGCGGCGCTCGACACGACCGTCGTCTGGGTCGCCGGCAACCACGATGAGCGGCCCGCGTTGCGCTCGGGTCTGCTCGATAAGGCTGCCAGCGAAGATCCGGTCACCGGCGTGTGGGATCTGAACGGACTGCGACTGATCGCCCTCGACACGAGCGTGCCTGGGTGGCACCACGGAGACATCGATGGCGCGCAGCTCGACTGGCTCGCCGACGTGCTCGCCGAGCCCGCGCCGCACGGCACTCTCCTCGCCATGCATCACCCGCCGCTGCCGAGCCATCTTCCGCTGTTCGACATCCTCGAACTCCGGCATCAAGACGAATTCGCCGAGGTCATCCGCGGCACCGATGTGCGCGGCATCCTCGCCGGCCATCTGCACTACTCGTCGCACGGAACCTTCGCCGGAGTGCCCGTGAGCGTCGCTTCGGCCACCTGCTACACCATGAACGTCGCCCGTCCTGCGGCCGATGTCAACGGGATGGATGCCGCGCAGTCATTCCAGATCGTGCATGTCCGTCCCGACACCATCACTCACACCGTCGTGCCGGTGACGGACGCTCCGACCGGAGACTTCTTCTCGGAGGCCTGGCTGGAGCGGATGGCGCGGCTCACCCCGGAGCAGCGGCTGGAGGAGTTCTCGCGCAAGCCGGGCCGTTGA
- a CDS encoding S9 family peptidase, whose translation MTDAPIAARRPTSRTHHGDTFEDPYEWMRDKESAEVIAHLESENAFTDAATAHLGPLREQLFQEIKSRVQETDLSVPTRRGDWWYYSRTEEGAQYGIHCRTAAAPDDWTPPVLEPGVAVPGEVVLLDGNLEAEGHAFFSLGAFDTSDDATKLLWSTDFDGDELYTVHVRDLVTGETLEDEIPNTGSAFLTPDGTGVIYTTRDEAWRPDTLWLHRLGTDVSDDVQLFHEPDEKFWLGAGITRSRRYLVIAVGSSITSEEYLVDLHGDLTAEPRVVWPRAEGVEYSLEHAVVGGEDRLYILHNQDALDFELVSVPASAPQSERRVVLPHTPGRRLLGMDAFRDFGTVEYRSEGLERVALLDYASNVLEDVSFDEPLYSAGVSGNPEWHAPFLRLGYGSFVTPGTVYELDLATRELVLRKQAVVLGGYSPADYGQERAWATASDGTRVPISLVWKRSFGEPGASVRPVHLYGYGSYEHSIDPGFSVARLSELDRGVIFAVAHVRGGGEMGRQWYEDGKLLSKRNTFTDFVACAEHLIASGVTSAERLVAEGGSAGGLLMGAVANLAPSSFAGILAAVPFVDALTTILDPSLPLTVIEWDEWGDPLHDAEVYAYMKSYTPYENVRAGVEYPRILAVTSLNDSRVAYVEPAKWIAALREAGASDVLLKCEMVAGHGGVSGRYNSWRERAFELAWLLDVLGLAE comes from the coding sequence GTGACTGACGCACCGATCGCCGCCCGACGCCCGACCTCCCGCACCCATCACGGCGACACCTTCGAGGACCCGTACGAATGGATGCGCGACAAGGAGTCCGCCGAGGTGATCGCACACCTCGAATCGGAGAACGCCTTCACGGATGCCGCCACCGCGCATCTCGGCCCGCTGCGCGAGCAGTTGTTCCAGGAGATCAAGAGCCGCGTGCAGGAGACCGATCTCTCGGTGCCGACCCGGCGCGGCGACTGGTGGTACTACAGCCGCACCGAGGAGGGAGCGCAGTACGGCATCCACTGCCGAACCGCCGCAGCCCCGGACGACTGGACTCCTCCCGTCCTCGAACCCGGAGTCGCCGTTCCTGGCGAGGTCGTGCTGCTGGACGGCAACCTCGAGGCAGAGGGCCATGCGTTCTTCTCGCTCGGCGCCTTCGACACATCGGATGACGCGACGAAGCTCCTCTGGTCCACCGACTTCGACGGCGATGAGCTCTACACGGTGCATGTGCGCGATCTCGTCACGGGAGAGACGCTCGAAGATGAGATCCCGAACACTGGCAGCGCGTTCCTCACCCCCGACGGCACTGGTGTCATCTACACGACGCGCGACGAGGCCTGGCGGCCCGACACGCTCTGGCTCCATCGCCTCGGCACCGACGTCTCCGACGACGTGCAGCTGTTCCATGAGCCCGACGAGAAGTTCTGGCTCGGCGCCGGGATCACCCGGAGCCGGCGGTACCTCGTGATCGCGGTGGGGTCCAGCATCACGAGCGAGGAGTATCTGGTCGATCTCCACGGCGACCTCACTGCCGAGCCCCGTGTCGTGTGGCCTCGAGCCGAAGGCGTCGAGTATTCGCTCGAGCACGCCGTGGTCGGCGGCGAGGACCGCCTGTACATCCTGCACAACCAGGACGCGCTGGACTTCGAGCTGGTCTCCGTGCCGGCATCCGCTCCTCAGAGCGAGCGCCGCGTGGTGCTGCCGCACACTCCGGGACGGCGCCTGCTCGGCATGGACGCCTTCCGCGACTTCGGCACGGTCGAGTACCGCAGCGAGGGACTCGAACGAGTCGCACTGCTGGACTACGCCTCGAACGTGCTGGAGGACGTCTCCTTCGATGAGCCTTTGTACTCGGCCGGGGTCAGCGGAAACCCGGAGTGGCACGCGCCGTTCCTGCGGCTCGGTTACGGTTCCTTCGTGACGCCGGGCACCGTGTACGAGCTGGACCTCGCCACCCGGGAGCTCGTTCTGCGCAAGCAGGCGGTCGTGCTGGGTGGCTACTCCCCCGCCGATTACGGCCAGGAGCGGGCGTGGGCGACGGCATCCGACGGCACCCGCGTGCCCATCTCGCTCGTCTGGAAGCGTTCCTTCGGGGAGCCGGGGGCGTCCGTTCGCCCCGTGCACCTGTACGGCTACGGCTCGTACGAGCACTCGATCGACCCGGGTTTCTCAGTCGCCCGCCTGTCGGAACTCGATCGTGGCGTCATCTTCGCCGTCGCGCATGTGCGCGGCGGCGGCGAGATGGGCAGGCAGTGGTACGAGGACGGCAAGCTGCTGAGCAAGCGCAATACGTTCACGGACTTCGTGGCGTGCGCCGAGCACCTGATCGCGAGTGGCGTGACGTCTGCCGAGCGGCTCGTCGCCGAGGGCGGCAGCGCCGGAGGCCTTCTGATGGGGGCTGTGGCGAACCTGGCGCCGTCGTCGTTCGCCGGGATCCTCGCGGCCGTGCCGTTCGTCGACGCGCTCACGACGATCCTCGATCCCTCTTTGCCGCTCACCGTCATCGAATGGGACGAGTGGGGCGACCCGCTGCATGACGCGGAGGTGTACGCGTACATGAAGTCGTACACGCCATACGAGAATGTGCGCGCCGGCGTCGAGTACCCGCGCATCCTCGCCGTCACTTCGCTGAACGACTCGCGCGTCGCCTACGTGGAGCCTGCGAAGTGGATAGCCGCGCTGCGCGAGGCCGGAGCATCCGACGTCCTGCTCAAGTGCGAGATGGTCGCCGGTCACGGCGGCGTGAGCGGTCGGTACAACTCCTGGCGCGAGCGCGCGTTCGAACTCGCCTGGCTCCTCGACGTGCTCGGTCTCGCCGAGTAG
- a CDS encoding aspartate ammonia-lyase, with amino-acid sequence MASAAPALTRTETDSLGSMEIPADAYWGIHTARADANFPITKRPISVYPDLVIALAMVKQASARANKEIGVLDAERADLIDRAAQRVIDGEFHDQFTVGVIQGGAGTSTNMNANEVITNIALEMAGREKGDYAFLSPIDHTNRSQSTNDVYPTAVKIGLSLTLHSMLEELDLLRRSFLRKAGEFHDVLKVGRTQLQDAVPMTLGQEFHGFATTLGYDHQRLSENAALMFEVNMGATAIGTGITTHGDYAPAVLKHLRQITDLDLATASDLVEATSDTGSFMSFSSSIKRNAIKLSKICNDLRLLSSGPQAGLGEINLPAMQAGSSIMPGKVNPVIPEVVNQVAFAVVGADMTVTMAVEAGQLQLNAFEPVIAHSIFQSITWMRQAMWTLRVNCVDGITANRDRLGAMVGASVGVITALTPFIGYAAAAALAKTALLTNRNVADLVVEAGLMSREEVIKQLSPARLSGLEAVTAAIPIIAPEDLEI; translated from the coding sequence ATGGCTTCTGCCGCGCCCGCCCTCACCCGTACAGAGACCGATTCCCTCGGGAGCATGGAGATCCCCGCAGACGCGTACTGGGGCATCCACACCGCCCGTGCTGACGCGAACTTCCCGATCACCAAGCGCCCGATCTCGGTCTATCCCGACCTCGTCATCGCCCTCGCGATGGTCAAGCAGGCCAGTGCACGCGCGAACAAGGAGATCGGCGTCCTCGACGCGGAGCGAGCCGACCTGATCGACCGCGCCGCGCAGCGGGTGATCGACGGGGAGTTCCACGATCAGTTCACCGTGGGCGTGATCCAGGGCGGTGCGGGCACCTCGACGAACATGAACGCGAACGAGGTCATCACCAACATCGCGCTCGAGATGGCAGGCCGCGAGAAGGGCGACTACGCTTTCCTCTCGCCGATCGACCACACCAACCGCAGCCAGTCCACGAACGACGTCTACCCGACCGCGGTGAAGATCGGCCTCTCGCTGACGCTCCACTCCATGCTCGAGGAACTCGATCTGCTGCGCCGGTCGTTCCTGCGCAAGGCCGGGGAGTTCCACGACGTCCTCAAAGTCGGACGCACCCAGCTGCAGGATGCCGTGCCGATGACGCTCGGCCAGGAGTTCCACGGCTTCGCGACGACGCTCGGCTACGACCATCAGCGGCTCAGCGAGAACGCGGCCCTGATGTTCGAGGTGAACATGGGGGCCACGGCGATCGGCACGGGCATCACCACCCACGGCGATTACGCTCCGGCGGTGCTGAAGCACCTTCGCCAGATCACGGACCTCGACCTCGCCACCGCCTCCGACCTCGTCGAGGCCACGAGCGACACCGGCTCTTTCATGTCGTTCTCCTCATCGATCAAGCGCAACGCGATCAAGCTGTCGAAGATCTGCAACGACCTGCGTCTGCTCTCCTCAGGGCCTCAGGCCGGTCTCGGTGAGATCAACCTGCCTGCCATGCAGGCGGGCTCCAGCATCATGCCTGGAAAGGTCAACCCGGTGATCCCCGAGGTCGTCAACCAGGTCGCCTTCGCGGTGGTCGGCGCCGACATGACCGTCACGATGGCTGTCGAGGCTGGTCAGCTGCAGCTCAACGCCTTCGAGCCCGTCATCGCGCATTCGATCTTCCAGTCGATCACATGGATGCGGCAGGCGATGTGGACCCTGCGCGTGAACTGCGTGGACGGCATCACTGCGAACCGCGACCGGCTGGGCGCCATGGTCGGTGCATCGGTCGGGGTGATCACCGCGCTCACCCCGTTCATCGGATACGCCGCGGCCGCGGCTCTCGCCAAGACGGCTCTGCTGACCAACCGCAACGTCGCCGATCTCGTCGTCGAGGCCGGCCTCATGTCGCGCGAAGAAGTCATCAAGCAGCTCTCACCCGCTCGCCTGTCGGGACTCGAAGCCGTGACGGCCGCCATCCCGATCATCGCTCCTGAGGATCTCGAGATCTGA